The following are encoded in a window of Maylandia zebra isolate NMK-2024a linkage group LG5, Mzebra_GT3a, whole genome shotgun sequence genomic DNA:
- the LOC112429755 gene encoding uncharacterized protein LOC112429755 isoform X2, which yields MSSKASSLKTRCEASCASSTGSAAAKARAKAEAAKARLSFAAKEMDLKVEKAQIEVAKAKVEASIEYLQHEKDVASAIAEAESLEAAAATQTETRSNICPSVTAERTKQYVIGQSTFVRKENDAALQQSQNENVTQSKSELTCDQPPSPKKENDPQKIPIGLTDDPDCCQKTPVISPSPHANKNYSTNWSNQVSTSSFHNARPLYKEPRESNVSDFIRYFARREIVATGLLQFNDKPQNFRAWKCSFENAISGLDLTASEEMDLMLKWLGKESAEHAEQLRAIHINNPVNGLNMIWDRLEQCYGSAEVIEDALFKRIDAFPKISSKDFAKLRKFSDLLMEVQCAKAEGDLPGLAFLDTARGVNPIIQKLPFYLQERWITVGANYKRTKCVSFPPFSVLVDFVAQEADARNDPSFNLTPSPDAPRPDKLSWRANRQKEISVHKTDVISRTSSDTQRFPNKTVHGEKICPIHKKAHPLAGCRAFRMKTLLDRKMFLKENDFCFRCCASSSHIAKNCKAKVQCSECNDEKHCTALHPGPAPWLKETEPAAEHGGEPDTTESEEITSKCTQVCGVNEAGTSCSKICLVNVYPAGHPHQAVRLYAIHDEQSNRSLVRPEFFELFNDCGPSSPYSLKTCAGTKETMGRRATGYVVAALDGSVHISLPSLIECKNIPNDRDEIPTPSAARHHSHLKSVAHLIPALDSNAPILMLLGRDVIRAHKVRKQISGPNNAPYAQKLDLGWVIVGNVCLGDVHRTPAVRTLFTNATERGRPTAFEPCPNVFNIKEKHCGIQVPLNFSSQLADSACEPDHLGCNVFKQTRNDNYISPSIQDNAFLKIMEEGLTKDTDNSWTAPLPFKNPRRKLPNNRPQALNRLMSLLRTFEKKKEMKEHFITFMDKIFQNKHAEIAPTLKEDEECWYLPLFGVYHPCKPTQIRVVFDSSAKYEGVSLNDVLLTGPDFNNSLLGVLIRFRKEAVAFTADIEQMFYCFNVREQDRNYLRFLWFRDNDISKEVVEYRMTVHVFGNSPSPAVAIYGLHQSVQRVEPDCDADVKQFVMRDFYVDDGLKSLPTVEKAISLLQRTRDALANSNLRLHKIAANRKEVLEAFPTQDHAKNLKNLDFESDSVPMQRSLGLLWDLSKDRFTFEVSDESKPFTRRGVLSTINSLYDPLGFVAPVTIQGKSILRELTAENGDWDAPLPPEMEESWTQWKDSLKDLPNMTIPRAYTDISPSTAVKKELCVFSDASTKAIAAVAYLKVTDAEGHSQVGFVMGKAKLAPRPDQTIPRLELSAAVLAVELADLISDELDCKLDHTTFYTDSKVVLGYIYNESRRFYVYVSNRVTRIRRSSQPCQWHYVASSQNPADHATRSVPAFQLPLSNWLTGPDLLHQIQNSPNDSYDLVEPNMDADVRPQVTALKTTASTKELGSDRFTKFSTWKSLTRALSRLIHVIHNFKSPPGKANHCNGWHYCETGLTVDELKQAQNLVIQAVQQDVYAEEIKCVQKHGKLPKTSHLKTLDPYLDKEGLLRVGGRIRDSNISQGEKNPLIVPGHHHVAALLIKHYHEQTQHQGRLFTEGAVRSAGWWIVGGKRKVSTIIYHCVTCKRLRAPLSTQKMSNLLPDRLTTDPPFTNVGLDVFGPWFVSSRRTRGSVNQNKRGGCYHKL from the exons ATGTCCAGCAAGGCGTCATCCCTCAAGACCCGGTGCGAAGCTTCGTGTGCCTCCTCTACAGGTTCTGCAGCAGCCAAAGCCAGAGCAAAAGCTGAGGCAGCCAAGGCACGGCTCAGCTTCGCAGCTAAAGAAATGGATTTGAAGGTAGAAAAAGCACAAATAGAAGTAGCAAAAGCTAAAGTCGAGGCATCCATCGAATATTTACAGCATGAAAAAGATGTAGCTTCAGCCATTGCTGAAGCAGAGTCATTAGAAGCAGCTGCTGCCACACAGACAGAAACGCGCAGCAACATCTGTCCCTCAGTAACAGCAGAACGAACTAAACAGTATGTCATTGGCCAATCTACATttgtgagaaaagaaaatgatgctGCTCTTCAACaatcacaaaatgaaaatgtaacacAAAGTAAATCAGAGCTCACCTGTGATCAGCCACCAAGCcctaaaaaggaaaatgacCCACAAAAAATTCCAATTGGTCTAACAGATGATCCTGACTGTTGCCAAAAAACTCCAGTCATTTCCCCTTCTCCCCATGCTAATAAAAATTACAGTACCAATTGGTCAAATCAGGTGTCAACATCTAGCTTCCATAATGCTAGGCCTTTATACAAAGAGCCTAGAGAATCAAATGTGAGTGACTTCATCAGATACTTTGCTCGTCGTGAAATAGTGGCAACAGGGCTGCTCCAGTTTAATGACAAGCCCCAAAACTTCAGAGCTTGGAAATGCTCATTTGAAAATGCTATAAGCGGGTTAGATCTAACGGCAAGTGAAGAAATGGACTTGATGTTAAAATGGCTTGGCAAGGAATCGGCTGAACATGCAGAACAACTCAGAGCCATACACATCAACAACCCAGTCAATGGCCTCAACAtgatatgggacagacttgaacaATGTTATGGCTCAGCTGAAGTGATCGAGGATGCACTGTTTAAAAGAATTGATGCATTCCCAAAAATCTCATCCAAAGACTTTGCAAAACTGAGAAAATTTAGTGACCTGCTCATGGAAGTGCAGTGCGCTAAAGCTGAAGGAGACCTCCCTGGTCTCGCGTTCCTAGATACAGCAAGAGGAGTAAATCCAATCATCCAAAAACTTCCCTTCTACCTGCAAGAAAGGTGGATTACGGTAGGAGCCAACTACAAACGCACAAAATGTGTCTCCTTCCCACCATTTAGTGTTCTAGTAGACTTTGTTGCACAAGAAGCTGATGCTAGAAACGACCCCAGCTTTAACCTCACACCATCACCTGATGCACCCAGACCAGACAAACTATCTTGGAGggcaaacagacaaaaagagaTTTCTGTGCACAAAACTGATGTCATCTCTCGCACTAGTTCAGACACACAGAGGTTCCCAAACAAAACTGTACATGGTGAAAAGATTTGTCCAATTCACAAGAAAGCCCATCCTCTCGCAGGGTGCAGAGCATTTCGCATGAAAACACTGTTAGATAGGAAAATGTTCTTAAAAGAAAATGACTTTTGCTTCAGGTGCTGTGCTTCATCTTCACACATAGCAAAGAACTGTAAAGCCAAGGTACAGTGTTCCGAGTGCAACGATGAGAAGCACTGCACGGCTCTCCACCCAGGACCAGCTCCCTGGCTAAAAGAaaccgaaccagcagcagagCATGGCGGGGAGCCTGACACCACTGAATCAGAGGAGATCACTTCTAAATGCACTCAGGTTTGTGGTGTGAATGAAGCAGGCACTTCATGTTCTAAAATCTGTCTCGTGAATGTCTACCCAGCAGGCCACCCACATCAAGCAGTAAGGCTTTATGCCATCCATGATGAACAAAGTAACAGATCACTAGTACGTCCGGAGTTCTTCGAGTTGTTTAATGACTGCGGCCCTAGTTCCCCTTACTCGCTTAAGACATGTGCAGGTACCAAAGAGACAATGGGTAGAAGAGCTACAGGTTATGTAGTGGCAGCTTTAGATGGTTCAGTCCACATCTCACTGCCTAGCCTAATTGAGTGCAAAAATATCCCAAATGACAGAGACGAGATCCCCACACCCAGTGCAGCTAGACACCACAGCCATCTAAAGTCAGTGGCTCACCTCATTCCTGCCTTGGACTCTAACGCCCCCATACTAATGCTTCTTGGACGGGATGTCATTAGAGCTCACAAAGTCCGCAAACAGATAAGTGGCCCTAACAACGCACCCTATGCTCAAAAATTGGACCTAGGATGGGTCATAGTAGGAAACGTGTGTTTAGGTGACGTCCACAGAACTCCTGCAGTAAGGACTCTGTTCACAAATGCAACTGAAAGGGGACGTCCCACAGCATTCGAGCCATGTCCTAATGTTTTCAACATAAAAGAGAAACATTGTGGGATACAAGTTCCACTCAACTTCAGCTCCCAGCTGGCAGACAGTGCTTGTGAACCTGATCATTTAGGATGTAATGTGTTCAAACAAACCAGAAATGACAACTACATCTCACCTTCCATCCAGGACAATGCCTTCTTAAAAATAATGGAGGAAGGACTAACAAAAGACACAGATAACAGTTGGACAGCTCctttaccatttaaaaatccACGCCGAAAGCTCCCTAACAACAGACCACAGGCCCTGAATCGCCTAATGTCTCTTCTTCGCACCtttgaaaagaagaaagagatgAAGGAACATTTCATCACCTTCATGGACAAAATATTCCAAAACAAACATGCAGAGATCGCCCCTACACTAAAAGAGGATGAGGAATGTTGGTATCTGCCATTATTCGGTGTCTACCATCCCTGTAAACCCACGCAGATCAGGGTCGTCTTCGACAGCAGCGCCAAGTATGAAGGCGTATCCCTGAATGACGTTCTGTTAACAGGACCAGATTTTAATAACTCATTGCTTGGGGTCCTAATACGCTTCAGAAAAGAAGCCGTTGCCTTCACAGCAGACATCGAACAGATGTTTTACTGTTTCAACGTGCGAGAGCAAGACAGGAACTACTTACGCTTCTTGTGGTTCCGTGACAACGACATTTCCAAAGAAGTTGTGGAGTACAGAATGACGGTCCACGTCTTTGGGAACAGCCCATCGCCAGCAGTAGCCATATATGGCCTGCACCAGTCTGTCCAACGCGTCGAACCGGACTGCGATGCAGATGTGAAGCAGTTTGTCATGCGTGACTTCTACGTTGATGACGGACTCAAATCTCTACCTACTGTTGAAAAAGCCATATCTCTACTCCAAAGAACCCGAGACGCACTTGCAAACTCAAACTTAAGACTGCATAAAATAGCAGCAAACAGGAAGGAAGTACTAGAGGCATTCCCGACTCAAGATCATGCCAAAAATCTAAAAAACCTGGACTTCGAAAGTGATTCGGTGCCCATGCAGCGTAGCCTAGGTCTCCTCTGGGACCTAAGTAAAGACCGCTTCACCTTTGAAGTATCTGATGAGTCAAAACCCTTTACCAGACGAGGTGTTCTATCAACAATAAACAGTCTCTATGATCCGCTGGGTTTTGTAGCACCAGTCACCATACAGGGGAAGTCGATTCTACGCGAACTTACAGCTGAAAATGGGGACTGGGATGCTCCACTCCCTCCCGAAATGGAAGAGTCTTGGACACAGTGGAAAGACTCACTCAAAGACTTGCCTAACATGACCATTCCCAGAGCATACACAGACATTTCCCCTTCAACAGCCGTGAAAAAagagttgtgtgttttttcagaCGCATCTACCAAAGCCATAGCTGCAGTGGCCTATTTAAAAGTGACAGATGCAGAAGGACACAGTCAAGTAGGCTTTGTAATGGGTAAGGCTAAGCTAGCACCACGCCCAGATCAGACTATTCCAAGATTAGAGCTTAGTGCTGCCGTTTTAGCGGTTGAGCTCGCAGATCTTATCTCAGATGAACTTGACTGTAAACTAGATCACACTACTTTctacacagacagtaaagtaGTCCTAGGTTACATCTACAACGAGTCTAGAAGATTTTATGTCTATGTCAGTAATCGTGTGACTAGAATCCGCAGATCTTCTCAGCCATGCCAGTGGCACTATGTAGCTAGCAGTCAGAACCCTGCAGATCACGCCACTCGTTCTGTTCCTGCATTCCAGCTGCCGCTTAGTAACTGGCTCACCGGCCCTGACCTTTTACATCAGATTCAGAATTCTCCGAATGACTCCTATGACCTTGTAGAACCCAACATGGACGCAGATGTAAGACCTCAGGTAACCGCACTCAAAACAACAGCCTCAACTAAAGAACTGGGCTCAGACAGATTCACCAAGTTTTCTACCTGGAAATCCCTCACACGTGCTCTTTCTAGACTAATACATGTCATCCACAACTTCAAATCACCACCAGGCAAAGCCAATCACTGTAATGGCTGGCATTACTGTGAAACAGGACTTACTGTGGATGAGTTAAAGCAAGCTCAGAACCTTGTCATTCAAGCAGTACAGCAGGACGTGTATGCTGAAGAAATCAAGTGTGTGCAAAAACATGGAAAACTACCCAAAACCAGTCATCTCAAAACCTTAGACCCCTATCTGGACAAAGAAGGACTCCTTAGAGTAGGCGGTCGCATCAGAGACTCAAACATTAGCCAAGGTGAGAAAAACCCTCTCATAGTTCCTGGCCACCACCATGTTGCAGCGCTTCTCATAAAGCACTACCACGAGCAGACCCAGCATCAAGGTCGCCTTTTCACAGAAGGAGCCGTTCGCTCCGCAGGATGGTGGATAGTGGGCGGTAAAAGAAAAGTGAGCACAATCATCTATCATTGTGTTACCTGCAAAAGACTTCGTGCCCCTTTGAGCACACAGAAAATGTCAAACCTCCTTCCAGACCGTCTCACAACGGATCCCCCGTTCACGAATGTGGGCTTAGATGTGTTTGGTCCGTGGTTTGTGTCTTCACGACGTACAAGAGGAAGCGTCAACCAGAATAAAAG AGGTGGCTGCTATCATAAACTGTAG
- the LOC112429755 gene encoding uncharacterized protein LOC112429755 isoform X1: MSSKASSLKTRCEASCASSTGSAAAKARAKAEAAKARLSFAAKEMDLKVEKAQIEVAKAKVEASIEYLQHEKDVASAIAEAESLEAAAATQTETRSNICPSVTAERTKQYVIGQSTFVRKENDAALQQSQNENVTQSKSELTCDQPPSPKKENDPQKIPIGLTDDPDCCQKTPVISPSPHANKNYSTNWSNQVSTSSFHNARPLYKEPRESNVSDFIRYFARREIVATGLLQFNDKPQNFRAWKCSFENAISGLDLTASEEMDLMLKWLGKESAEHAEQLRAIHINNPVNGLNMIWDRLEQCYGSAEVIEDALFKRIDAFPKISSKDFAKLRKFSDLLMEVQCAKAEGDLPGLAFLDTARGVNPIIQKLPFYLQERWITVGANYKRTKCVSFPPFSVLVDFVAQEADARNDPSFNLTPSPDAPRPDKLSWRANRQKEISVHKTDVISRTSSDTQRFPNKTVHGEKICPIHKKAHPLAGCRAFRMKTLLDRKMFLKENDFCFRCCASSSHIAKNCKAKVQCSECNDEKHCTALHPGPAPWLKETEPAAEHGGEPDTTESEEITSKCTQVCGVNEAGTSCSKICLVNVYPAGHPHQAVRLYAIHDEQSNRSLVRPEFFELFNDCGPSSPYSLKTCAGTKETMGRRATGYVVAALDGSVHISLPSLIECKNIPNDRDEIPTPSAARHHSHLKSVAHLIPALDSNAPILMLLGRDVIRAHKVRKQISGPNNAPYAQKLDLGWVIVGNVCLGDVHRTPAVRTLFTNATERGRPTAFEPCPNVFNIKEKHCGIQVPLNFSSQLADSACEPDHLGCNVFKQTRNDNYISPSIQDNAFLKIMEEGLTKDTDNSWTAPLPFKNPRRKLPNNRPQALNRLMSLLRTFEKKKEMKEHFITFMDKIFQNKHAEIAPTLKEDEECWYLPLFGVYHPCKPTQIRVVFDSSAKYEGVSLNDVLLTGPDFNNSLLGVLIRFRKEAVAFTADIEQMFYCFNVREQDRNYLRFLWFRDNDISKEVVEYRMTVHVFGNSPSPAVAIYGLHQSVQRVEPDCDADVKQFVMRDFYVDDGLKSLPTVEKAISLLQRTRDALANSNLRLHKIAANRKEVLEAFPTQDHAKNLKNLDFESDSVPMQRSLGLLWDLSKDRFTFEVSDESKPFTRRGVLSTINSLYDPLGFVAPVTIQGKSILRELTAENGDWDAPLPPEMEESWTQWKDSLKDLPNMTIPRAYTDISPSTAVKKELCVFSDASTKAIAAVAYLKVTDAEGHSQVGFVMGKAKLAPRPDQTIPRLELSAAVLAVELADLISDELDCKLDHTTFYTDSKVVLGYIYNESRRFYVYVSNRVTRIRRSSQPCQWHYVASSQNPADHATRSVPAFQLPLSNWLTGPDLLHQIQNSPNDSYDLVEPNMDADVRPQVTALKTTASTKELGSDRFTKFSTWKSLTRALSRLIHVIHNFKSPPGKANHCNGWHYCETGLTVDELKQAQNLVIQAVQQDVYAEEIKCVQKHGKLPKTSHLKTLDPYLDKEGLLRVGGRIRDSNISQGEKNPLIVPGHHHVAALLIKHYHEQTQHQGRLFTEGAVRSAGWWIVGGKRKVSTIIYHCVTCKRLRAPLSTQKMSNLLPDRLTTDPPFTNVGLDVFGPWFVSSRRTRGSVNQNKRWAVIFTCLSIRAVHIEVVESLDTSSFINAFRRFLAVRGPVKTVRSDRGTNFVSACKELKIPSNLDNTAVHTFLKEHGCKWTFNPPHASHFSGAWERMIGLARRILDSVFSA; encoded by the coding sequence ATGTCCAGCAAGGCGTCATCCCTCAAGACCCGGTGCGAAGCTTCGTGTGCCTCCTCTACAGGTTCTGCAGCAGCCAAAGCCAGAGCAAAAGCTGAGGCAGCCAAGGCACGGCTCAGCTTCGCAGCTAAAGAAATGGATTTGAAGGTAGAAAAAGCACAAATAGAAGTAGCAAAAGCTAAAGTCGAGGCATCCATCGAATATTTACAGCATGAAAAAGATGTAGCTTCAGCCATTGCTGAAGCAGAGTCATTAGAAGCAGCTGCTGCCACACAGACAGAAACGCGCAGCAACATCTGTCCCTCAGTAACAGCAGAACGAACTAAACAGTATGTCATTGGCCAATCTACATttgtgagaaaagaaaatgatgctGCTCTTCAACaatcacaaaatgaaaatgtaacacAAAGTAAATCAGAGCTCACCTGTGATCAGCCACCAAGCcctaaaaaggaaaatgacCCACAAAAAATTCCAATTGGTCTAACAGATGATCCTGACTGTTGCCAAAAAACTCCAGTCATTTCCCCTTCTCCCCATGCTAATAAAAATTACAGTACCAATTGGTCAAATCAGGTGTCAACATCTAGCTTCCATAATGCTAGGCCTTTATACAAAGAGCCTAGAGAATCAAATGTGAGTGACTTCATCAGATACTTTGCTCGTCGTGAAATAGTGGCAACAGGGCTGCTCCAGTTTAATGACAAGCCCCAAAACTTCAGAGCTTGGAAATGCTCATTTGAAAATGCTATAAGCGGGTTAGATCTAACGGCAAGTGAAGAAATGGACTTGATGTTAAAATGGCTTGGCAAGGAATCGGCTGAACATGCAGAACAACTCAGAGCCATACACATCAACAACCCAGTCAATGGCCTCAACAtgatatgggacagacttgaacaATGTTATGGCTCAGCTGAAGTGATCGAGGATGCACTGTTTAAAAGAATTGATGCATTCCCAAAAATCTCATCCAAAGACTTTGCAAAACTGAGAAAATTTAGTGACCTGCTCATGGAAGTGCAGTGCGCTAAAGCTGAAGGAGACCTCCCTGGTCTCGCGTTCCTAGATACAGCAAGAGGAGTAAATCCAATCATCCAAAAACTTCCCTTCTACCTGCAAGAAAGGTGGATTACGGTAGGAGCCAACTACAAACGCACAAAATGTGTCTCCTTCCCACCATTTAGTGTTCTAGTAGACTTTGTTGCACAAGAAGCTGATGCTAGAAACGACCCCAGCTTTAACCTCACACCATCACCTGATGCACCCAGACCAGACAAACTATCTTGGAGggcaaacagacaaaaagagaTTTCTGTGCACAAAACTGATGTCATCTCTCGCACTAGTTCAGACACACAGAGGTTCCCAAACAAAACTGTACATGGTGAAAAGATTTGTCCAATTCACAAGAAAGCCCATCCTCTCGCAGGGTGCAGAGCATTTCGCATGAAAACACTGTTAGATAGGAAAATGTTCTTAAAAGAAAATGACTTTTGCTTCAGGTGCTGTGCTTCATCTTCACACATAGCAAAGAACTGTAAAGCCAAGGTACAGTGTTCCGAGTGCAACGATGAGAAGCACTGCACGGCTCTCCACCCAGGACCAGCTCCCTGGCTAAAAGAaaccgaaccagcagcagagCATGGCGGGGAGCCTGACACCACTGAATCAGAGGAGATCACTTCTAAATGCACTCAGGTTTGTGGTGTGAATGAAGCAGGCACTTCATGTTCTAAAATCTGTCTCGTGAATGTCTACCCAGCAGGCCACCCACATCAAGCAGTAAGGCTTTATGCCATCCATGATGAACAAAGTAACAGATCACTAGTACGTCCGGAGTTCTTCGAGTTGTTTAATGACTGCGGCCCTAGTTCCCCTTACTCGCTTAAGACATGTGCAGGTACCAAAGAGACAATGGGTAGAAGAGCTACAGGTTATGTAGTGGCAGCTTTAGATGGTTCAGTCCACATCTCACTGCCTAGCCTAATTGAGTGCAAAAATATCCCAAATGACAGAGACGAGATCCCCACACCCAGTGCAGCTAGACACCACAGCCATCTAAAGTCAGTGGCTCACCTCATTCCTGCCTTGGACTCTAACGCCCCCATACTAATGCTTCTTGGACGGGATGTCATTAGAGCTCACAAAGTCCGCAAACAGATAAGTGGCCCTAACAACGCACCCTATGCTCAAAAATTGGACCTAGGATGGGTCATAGTAGGAAACGTGTGTTTAGGTGACGTCCACAGAACTCCTGCAGTAAGGACTCTGTTCACAAATGCAACTGAAAGGGGACGTCCCACAGCATTCGAGCCATGTCCTAATGTTTTCAACATAAAAGAGAAACATTGTGGGATACAAGTTCCACTCAACTTCAGCTCCCAGCTGGCAGACAGTGCTTGTGAACCTGATCATTTAGGATGTAATGTGTTCAAACAAACCAGAAATGACAACTACATCTCACCTTCCATCCAGGACAATGCCTTCTTAAAAATAATGGAGGAAGGACTAACAAAAGACACAGATAACAGTTGGACAGCTCctttaccatttaaaaatccACGCCGAAAGCTCCCTAACAACAGACCACAGGCCCTGAATCGCCTAATGTCTCTTCTTCGCACCtttgaaaagaagaaagagatgAAGGAACATTTCATCACCTTCATGGACAAAATATTCCAAAACAAACATGCAGAGATCGCCCCTACACTAAAAGAGGATGAGGAATGTTGGTATCTGCCATTATTCGGTGTCTACCATCCCTGTAAACCCACGCAGATCAGGGTCGTCTTCGACAGCAGCGCCAAGTATGAAGGCGTATCCCTGAATGACGTTCTGTTAACAGGACCAGATTTTAATAACTCATTGCTTGGGGTCCTAATACGCTTCAGAAAAGAAGCCGTTGCCTTCACAGCAGACATCGAACAGATGTTTTACTGTTTCAACGTGCGAGAGCAAGACAGGAACTACTTACGCTTCTTGTGGTTCCGTGACAACGACATTTCCAAAGAAGTTGTGGAGTACAGAATGACGGTCCACGTCTTTGGGAACAGCCCATCGCCAGCAGTAGCCATATATGGCCTGCACCAGTCTGTCCAACGCGTCGAACCGGACTGCGATGCAGATGTGAAGCAGTTTGTCATGCGTGACTTCTACGTTGATGACGGACTCAAATCTCTACCTACTGTTGAAAAAGCCATATCTCTACTCCAAAGAACCCGAGACGCACTTGCAAACTCAAACTTAAGACTGCATAAAATAGCAGCAAACAGGAAGGAAGTACTAGAGGCATTCCCGACTCAAGATCATGCCAAAAATCTAAAAAACCTGGACTTCGAAAGTGATTCGGTGCCCATGCAGCGTAGCCTAGGTCTCCTCTGGGACCTAAGTAAAGACCGCTTCACCTTTGAAGTATCTGATGAGTCAAAACCCTTTACCAGACGAGGTGTTCTATCAACAATAAACAGTCTCTATGATCCGCTGGGTTTTGTAGCACCAGTCACCATACAGGGGAAGTCGATTCTACGCGAACTTACAGCTGAAAATGGGGACTGGGATGCTCCACTCCCTCCCGAAATGGAAGAGTCTTGGACACAGTGGAAAGACTCACTCAAAGACTTGCCTAACATGACCATTCCCAGAGCATACACAGACATTTCCCCTTCAACAGCCGTGAAAAAagagttgtgtgttttttcagaCGCATCTACCAAAGCCATAGCTGCAGTGGCCTATTTAAAAGTGACAGATGCAGAAGGACACAGTCAAGTAGGCTTTGTAATGGGTAAGGCTAAGCTAGCACCACGCCCAGATCAGACTATTCCAAGATTAGAGCTTAGTGCTGCCGTTTTAGCGGTTGAGCTCGCAGATCTTATCTCAGATGAACTTGACTGTAAACTAGATCACACTACTTTctacacagacagtaaagtaGTCCTAGGTTACATCTACAACGAGTCTAGAAGATTTTATGTCTATGTCAGTAATCGTGTGACTAGAATCCGCAGATCTTCTCAGCCATGCCAGTGGCACTATGTAGCTAGCAGTCAGAACCCTGCAGATCACGCCACTCGTTCTGTTCCTGCATTCCAGCTGCCGCTTAGTAACTGGCTCACCGGCCCTGACCTTTTACATCAGATTCAGAATTCTCCGAATGACTCCTATGACCTTGTAGAACCCAACATGGACGCAGATGTAAGACCTCAGGTAACCGCACTCAAAACAACAGCCTCAACTAAAGAACTGGGCTCAGACAGATTCACCAAGTTTTCTACCTGGAAATCCCTCACACGTGCTCTTTCTAGACTAATACATGTCATCCACAACTTCAAATCACCACCAGGCAAAGCCAATCACTGTAATGGCTGGCATTACTGTGAAACAGGACTTACTGTGGATGAGTTAAAGCAAGCTCAGAACCTTGTCATTCAAGCAGTACAGCAGGACGTGTATGCTGAAGAAATCAAGTGTGTGCAAAAACATGGAAAACTACCCAAAACCAGTCATCTCAAAACCTTAGACCCCTATCTGGACAAAGAAGGACTCCTTAGAGTAGGCGGTCGCATCAGAGACTCAAACATTAGCCAAGGTGAGAAAAACCCTCTCATAGTTCCTGGCCACCACCATGTTGCAGCGCTTCTCATAAAGCACTACCACGAGCAGACCCAGCATCAAGGTCGCCTTTTCACAGAAGGAGCCGTTCGCTCCGCAGGATGGTGGATAGTGGGCGGTAAAAGAAAAGTGAGCACAATCATCTATCATTGTGTTACCTGCAAAAGACTTCGTGCCCCTTTGAGCACACAGAAAATGTCAAACCTCCTTCCAGACCGTCTCACAACGGATCCCCCGTTCACGAATGTGGGCTTAGATGTGTTTGGTCCGTGGTTTGTGTCTTCACGACGTACAAGAGGAAGCGTCAACCAGAATAAAAGGTGGGCTGTCATATTCACTTGTTTGAGTATTAGAGCAGTTCACATTGAAGTGGTAGAGTCACTTGATACATCTAGCTTCATTAATGCATTCCGACGATTTCTGGCCGTGAGGGGACCAGTGAAAACTGTTCGCTCTGATCGAGGCACCAATTTTGTAAGTGCATGTAAAGAACTGAAAATCCCTTCAAACTTGGACAACACAGCTGTGCACACCTTCTTAAAAGAACATGGATGTAAATGGACTTTTAACCCACCTCATGCCTCCCATTTCAGCGGAGCATGGGAGAGAATGATAGGTTTAGCACGGAGAATATTGGACTCTGTTTTTTCAGCTTAA